One part of the Haliotis asinina isolate JCU_RB_2024 chromosome 2, JCU_Hal_asi_v2, whole genome shotgun sequence genome encodes these proteins:
- the LOC137272920 gene encoding uncharacterized protein isoform X2 → MRASVPAAWYGIFACISGVLAVDTCWIYDYEHSWSRTPYKRLFNCPCGCCGDSWTRSCCPREPVCHHNKTVDVTPQPEDNSATMQALMLAGIVVGTFCILMILTVVMHMCGRIFLKRKKEENNAPQVIIYNVHEPVEASVTVGSCSPSMGKSGKQAPPPYVAATTTV, encoded by the exons ATGCGGGCGTCTGTACCTGCTGCGTGGTACGGTATATTTGCATGTATCTCAG GTGTTCTCGCTGTTGATACCTGTTGGATCTACGATTATGAACATTCCTGGTCCAGGACCCCCTACAAGAGGCTGTTCAACTGTCCCTGTGGGTGTTGTGGCGACTCATGGACACGTTCCTGCTGTCCACGAGAGCCTGTGTGCCACCACAACAAAACAGTGGACGTCACTCCTCAGCCAGAGGACAATAGCGCAAC AATGCAAGCTCTGATGCTGGCCGGCATCGTTGTTGGCACATTCTGCATCCTGATGATCTTGACTGTCGTCATGCACATGTGTGGCAGAATTTTCTTAAAGAGGAAAAAGGAAGAGAACAACGCACCTCAAGTCATCATATATAACGTCCACG AACCAGTGGAGGCATCTGTGACAGTAGGTTCCTGTAGCCCTAGCATGGGGAAGTCAGGAAAACAAGCGCCACCACCGTATGTTGCAGCAACAACCACTGTTTAA
- the LOC137272920 gene encoding uncharacterized protein isoform X1: MRASVPAAWYGIFACISVTGVLAVDTCWIYDYEHSWSRTPYKRLFNCPCGCCGDSWTRSCCPREPVCHHNKTVDVTPQPEDNSATMQALMLAGIVVGTFCILMILTVVMHMCGRIFLKRKKEENNAPQVIIYNVHEPVEASVTVGSCSPSMGKSGKQAPPPYVAATTTV; the protein is encoded by the exons ATGCGGGCGTCTGTACCTGCTGCGTGGTACGGTATATTTGCATGTATCTCAG TTACAGGTGTTCTCGCTGTTGATACCTGTTGGATCTACGATTATGAACATTCCTGGTCCAGGACCCCCTACAAGAGGCTGTTCAACTGTCCCTGTGGGTGTTGTGGCGACTCATGGACACGTTCCTGCTGTCCACGAGAGCCTGTGTGCCACCACAACAAAACAGTGGACGTCACTCCTCAGCCAGAGGACAATAGCGCAAC AATGCAAGCTCTGATGCTGGCCGGCATCGTTGTTGGCACATTCTGCATCCTGATGATCTTGACTGTCGTCATGCACATGTGTGGCAGAATTTTCTTAAAGAGGAAAAAGGAAGAGAACAACGCACCTCAAGTCATCATATATAACGTCCACG AACCAGTGGAGGCATCTGTGACAGTAGGTTCCTGTAGCCCTAGCATGGGGAAGTCAGGAAAACAAGCGCCACCACCGTATGTTGCAGCAACAACCACTGTTTAA